CGCCAAGATCGAGCAGATCGCCACCCTGCTGCAGTCCTCGCTGCGCGCCGAGGGCATGGTCGGTCTCAAGATGAACGCGCCGAAAGAGAAGGTTGCCGAGATCACCGCCGTCATCCCTAGTTTGAAGAGCCCGACCGTCGCCAACCACTACAACTCCGACTGGGTTTCCATCGAGAGCATAATGCCCGAACAAGAAGTCCGCCGCATCGTCCCCGAGCTCATCAAACTCGGCGCCGAAGGCATTGTGGAATACTCCCTCAACAAGATCATCTAAGGCTGCAGCCAGTAAAAAAAGGAGGCCCACTTCAACAAGTGGGCCTCCTTTAGTTTTTCGCGGGACGATGGCCCCGAGATATGGTGCCGGTTTTGAACTAGAGCACCGGAACTATGACGCTGATGGCTCCACGCAGGTCGCCATCCCTGTATCCTTCCTTCTTATGTCCCGAAACGTCAACTGTACCTGCCGGATCGCCATGACAACCGAGGCAGGCCTTGGAGATGTAAATCGGTACCATGTACCTCACCACCTTCTTCCCATCCACCGTTAACTCCTCGCTATGGCTTTGGTCCTTGTTCCCGCCGACGAATTTCGCCAGTATGGTCGTCTCATATTCGTCGGGTTTGTTGTAGGCTCCGCGGAATTTGAGGCTCGTTTGTTTGATCCGGATATCAGAGCGTTTTTCCAGGGCCGCACCGACCTTCGCCCCAAACGCCGCCGGATTGAAACCCTTGAATCCCTTCCCCTCCTGATTGATCAAGGGCTGCGCTTCGGTAATGACTTGTTTTGCGGACTGATGAATTTCTGAGAGGGCTTTTCCAAAGGCGTCGTCCGCCATCTTCGTGATATCAGCCGAGGTTCTGCGCAGAAACTCCAGCCGCACCTGTTGTTCGTACACATCAGCCGTGAAACCCTTGTTGCCTTTATCTGGATCGTTGATCAGCGATTGGTTCGTCGCCAGCACAGCACGGGCGGAAAGGAGGTATTCAGTCAGTGCGACGGCGACCGACTCCTCCTTTTCGGAAGCGCGCAAGCTGCTGACAGAGATGATGCTTCCCACGATGACAATCAATGCTACAGCTACAATACGAAACAACATGATTCCCCCTCCTGACCGGTAGTCGGCAGCGCCTGTCGTTAACTCACAGGACGCGTGCCGTGATGAGATACTGAAGCTAGGATATCGGGGGCAGAACCTTATTCATTAAGTAGGGGAAAAACCCCTGGCTGTTTCGCAAAAACTGAGGGATGACGGTGAGAGCAGACGCAGCACTCCGCCTGCCTTCATCTTCTTTCGTGCGCCTTTTTACCGTGCACACGTTCGTAGGCCCGGCAGAAGGGGCAGACGTCCTCCTCGATCTTGTTCACGAAATCATAGACGAGGCCCTTTTGGTGATAGCGGGCATGGAGGCATACGGGGCAGAGTTCACACACTTTTGCCATTGCTTTGTCGAGAGCAGTGAGGTTCTCGGTAGGGGGCATGATCCGGTCCTTTTAACGATGTTGGTAGGTCTAGCAAACTCCTTGGTTGCAGGGCATCCTAAACTCCCGTCCCCGCCTTGACAAGGATTAACCCCATTTGGGGTACAGGAACCGTTTTAGGAGTATTGGCAAGGCCAGGCGCGCAATCTCCTAAAGTTATCCTGCATCATACCGATCAGGTCTGGGATATACAGCGCCTACTGCTTGGGGGATTGGATGAGTATTGCCAAAAAAATGTTGCTCGCTTTGGGTATGACCACTGTCATAGTGCTCATCTGCATCATGATACCACTGCTGACCTCGCACCGGCTGGATGACGTCAGGAACCAGCTCTCAGATTACTCGGGGTTGAGTGAAGAGGCGACCATGGCTCAGGAACTCCAGTTGCAAATCGCCAACCTTTGGCAGTTTCTCACGGATGCCAGCCTCACCAGGGACAGGGAATCAATAGACAAGGACGCGAAGACCGCTTATGACAAAGCATCCCAACTTGTGGAACGGATGCAAAAGTACACGCAGCATTCTGCTGGGTATAGTGCCGACCTGAAGAAGATCGAGACCGCACTTCCGGCGATGTGGCAGACAGGCTGCCGGATGTATGACGCCTACGGCAGGAGCCCCCAGGAGGGGAATGCCGTGATGGAGGAGTACGACAAGGTCTGCGATACGACCATCCAGACGGCGATGGTTATGGTGAAACATAGCCAGGCGGACGGCCGGACGCAGATGCAGGGTATCCTTTCCAAACTGAGCCTGCTGACCACCCATGTGTACACCAGCGGTGGCGTCGCCACGGCAATTGGCGTACTCATCATCGCCCTTGTGGTCTGGGTGCGGCGTTCGATAATGCAGTCGTTAAAAACGATGGTCAAGGAAGTGGAATCCCTTACCAACGGCAACCTGAGCTGCAAGTTCGATGCAACCGGCAACGATGAACTCGCCACGGTGAGCGGGATGCTGAACCGCTTGATAGAAACGCTGCATCGGACCGTGAGTAACATAGCGGCGACCTCGTCCCGGATATCGACTGCGTCGCTGCAACTGCACAGCACCTCCGACCACATCGCCGCGGGAGCCAGGGACGTGGCGGAACAGGCCGGTTCGGTAGCTACGGCCAGCGTCGAGATGTCGGCAACCTCCGGTGAGATCGCCAATAACTGCCGTATGGCTTCGGCGGGAACGCAGAGCGCCTCCCAGGCCGCTTCGGTCGGTGCCGACGTGGTAGAGAAAACCGTCTCGGTTATGGGACAGATCGCAGACACGGTGCAGGAGTCCACCCGTACCGTGGAGAGCCTGGGGGCACGGGGAGACCAAATCGGCACCATCATCGGCACCATCGAGGACATTGCGGACCAGACCAACCTGCTGGCCCTCAATGCAGCCATCGAGGCGGCACGGGCCGGCGAGCAGGGGCGCGGCTTTGCTGTCGTGGCGGACGAGGTCCGTGCCCTTGCCGAACGGACCACGCGGGCGACCAGGGAAATTGGAGAAATGATCCAGGCCATCCAACGGGAGACGAAGAGCGCCGTCGACGCAATGGAGAGCGGCGTGTCACAGGTTGGCAACGGCAAGGCGGAGGCGGCGCGCTCCGGAGAGGCGATCAGGGACATCCTGGCCCATATCGCCGCCGCTGGCCGGCAGGTGGAGACCATTGCGCTGGCTGCCAACGAGCAAAGCAGTGTCACCAACACGATATCGGACAACATTCAGCAAATCACGCATCTCGCCCACCTGACGTCCGATGATGCCAATCAGTCCGCCGCCGCTGCGGCCGATCTGAACCGGACCGCAGCGGACTTGCAGGAGCTGGTACGTTGGTTCAAGCTGTGAGCCTTACTAGGCAGGCTCAGTCAGGGACCAGAATCGTGGAGCCGGTGGTCTGGCGTGCCTCCAGTTCACGGTGGGCCTGGGCCGCGTCCTGCAGTCTAAAGCTCCGGTTGATCTCTATCCTGACCTTGCCAGAGATTACCATCTCGAACAGCTCGGCGGCAGCCTTTTCCAACTCTGACCGTTTGGCGATGTAGGTAGCGAGCCCGGTGCGGGTCAGGTACAGGGAGCCCAGTTGCGAAAGCTGCAGGAGATCCACCGGCGGCACTGGGCCGGAAGCGTTGCCGAAGCTCACCATCAGGCCGCGGGGGCGCAGGCACTTGAGCGAGGTCTCGAAGGTGTCCTTTCCTACCGAATCGTACACTACCGCGGCCCCTTCTCCGCCGGTAATTTCCTTCACCCGCTCCAGGATGTTTTCGGTGCGATAGTTGATGCAGTAGTCGGCGCCGTGCTGCCGCGCCAGCTCGCACTTTTCCTCCGATCCGGCAGTGCCTATGACCCTTGCGCCGAGCGCCCGCAGCCATTGGCAGGCGATGGTGCCGACACCTCCGGCGGCGGCGTGGAACACTACCGTTTCTCCGGCCTGCACCTGGTAGGTCCTTCGGACCAGGTACTGAACGGTAAGCCCCTTGAGCATCATTCCCGCAGCCTGCTCGAAGGAGACTGCATCAGGTAGCAGGCAGAGCCGGTCCGCCTTGATGACCCGCGATTCGCAGTAGCCGCCGCCGGAAGTGCCCGCGTATGCGACGCGGTCTCCGGGCTGGAACAGTGTAACTCCCTCGCCGACCGCCTCGACCACGCCGGCTCCTTCGTTGCCGGCTATCGCCGGCAGCGGCATCTTGTAAAGCCCGCTGCGCTGGTACACGTCAACGAAGTTCACCCCGACCGCCTTGTGCCGGATGCGCACCTCCCCGGGACCCGGCTCCGGTACCGCGACATCCATCCACCTCAACACTTCCGGACCACCAAATTCTTCGAAGCAAATCGCTTTGGTCATTGCTGCCTCCTTGATGAGAGCTGGGCCCTGTGCGTGGCCGGTCTCAATCTGATTTCACGATATTGTCTTAAGCTCCAGTCTCGTGAAGCCGAAATACTGAGTAGCAAAGCAGTGCCCTCGGTACGTGTTGCTGAAACTACCATCTATGCAGTCAAATGATAGCAAGAGGAGCTCATCATGAAAAGCAGCGGGTTCAGCATTAAGGTAAAGGTTCTCGTTGGTGCGTCGCTCGTGGTCATGCTGCTTGCGGTGGTGTTGATCGGCATTGCCCGGCACGCCATTCTCAGTACCAACGAGACTGGTTACGAGATACTGAAGTCGAAAACGATCGAGTCCCGCAAGCAGGAGTTGAAGAGCGAGATCGCCGTCGCCCTTGCGATCATCGACTCCGTGTACAACGAGGCCAAGGCATCAGGGGGCGACATGGAGGCGGCAAAGAAACGTGCCTTGGAACTGCTGCGCCCGGTTAGGTTTTTCGAGAACAAGAGCGGGTACTTCATGGTGCACGCCCTGGAAGGGGACCACGCGCGTGCGATCCTGGTCCCGGTGAAGACCGAGCTCGAGGGAAAGGATATTACGGATCTCAAGGACAAGAAGGACAAGATGTTCGTGCGCGAGTTCGTCAGGGCCGCGCGCTCCGGCGGCGGCTTCGTGGAGTACGCCTTCCCGAAGACGCCTGACGGGCCGCCACTGCAAAAACTCACCTACATCGGCCACTTCGCCCCCTGGGACTGGGAGGTCGGCACCGGCGTCTACACCGACGATCTGGAAGCGGAAGCCGCCAAGATCAGGGCCAAGGGGGTCGAGCACGCTAACCTCCAGTTTTCCTGGATGCTTGGTGCCGCCGTAGTGGTCTTCATCCTCAGCGTAGCCGCGCTCGGCTTCGGCATCGGGATAGCCCTGAAACCGCTGCGCAGTATCGTGGAGATGGCCCGGGAGCTGGCCCAGGGCGAGGGGGACCTTACCAGGAGACTCCCGGTCCAGGCCCAGGACGAGGTGGGCAAACTTTCCGAGGCCTTCAACCTGTTCATCGAGAAGATCCAGTTGATCATGCAGGACGTGGTGGCAGAAAGCAGGGATGTCGGCAGCTCCAGCGAACGTCTTTCCGGGATTTCGGACGGCATCGCCGCCGACATCGACAACTTGGCCGCTAAGTCGGCATCGGTGGCTACGGCAAGCGAAGAGATGGCGGCCACCACCAATGACATCGCTGCCAACTGCATGAGCGCCGCCGATGGGGCCAAGCTTGCCAGCAGTAAGGCGACCACCGGTGCCGCCATCCTGGACAAGACTCTTGAGTCGATGCGCCGGCTTGCAGAACAGGTCACGGCCTCGGCGCAGACGGTGGAAGGTCTGGGGGCACGCTCCGACCAGATCGGCGCCATCATCAGCACCATCGAGGACATTGCCGACCAGACCAACCTCCTCGCCCTCAATGCGGCCATCGAGGCGGCACGCGCCGGCGAACAGGGACGGGGCTTCGCGGTGGTTGCCGACGAGGTGCGCGCGCTGGCAGAGCGTACCGCCCGTGCCACCCGAGAGATCGGTGAGATGATCAAGGGAATCCAGTCTGAGACCAAGGCGGCTGTCGCCGTAATGGAGGCCGGCGTGCGCGAGGTCGAGATCGGCAGCGAGGAGGCGGCGCGCTCGGGAACCGCGCTGAAAGAGATCCTGGACCAGGTGGACCGCGTGACGGAACAGGTGAACCAGATCGCCACCGCAGCCGAGGAGCAAAGTGCTGCTACCGGCGAGATCGCAGCCAACGTGCAGCAGGTAAACCAGGGGCTGCAGGAAGGGGCCCGGAGCCTGCGGGACTCGTCCCGCCTGGCCTACGGCATGAAGGAGCGCTCCGACGACTTGAACCGCGTCATAGGGAAGTTCCGGCTTTCCTAGGAGTGCCGTGACTGAGGACCGTTTTATTGCACGAAAAAAGGCCGTCCCGGAGGGGACGGCCTTTTTTCTTCTATGCTTGCTGCCACGGAGGCAGCAGGGGGAGGCGAAAGGCCTTCGCGTTTCCGCCTGCTCCCCCCGCGACAATGGGTTACGAGATCATCTCGCAGTCGTCTTCGGGCCAGCTGTCCAGGCTACCGTCGGGTAGTTCCACCTGCACGGTGTCCCCCTCGATAGTGCAGCCGTAGCTCAAGCCGATCTCGCCGGTCTTAGTGTTCTTAACCTGGACCCGCTGCTCCTTCCTCTCCGTCGTGTCACATATCTCTGAATGTACCCTTTTCATGGTAACCTCCTGAGCTTTGTCTTAATGATAGCAGCGTCGTTTCCCGGTGCAACTAGAGAACTGAAGCGATCTCGGGCGATGCAGTCTCCTTGAACTGCTCGAAGTTCTTGCGGAACATCGCGACGAGCTTCTGCGCCATTGCGTCGTAGGCGGCCTTGTCGCTCCAGGCGTTTCTCGCGTTCAGGATCTCCGCCGGTACCCCTGGACAGCTCTCGGGGATGTCCAGGCCGAACACCGGATCCTTGACGAAGCTCGCCGCGCTTAGCGTCCCGTCCAGCGCAGCGTTGACCAGGGCGCGCGAGTACCCGATCTTCATCCTCGCCCCCACGCCGGGGCCGCCTCCGCTCCAGCCGGTGTTCACCAGCCAGCAGTCGACCTTGTTGGAGCCGATCTTCTTGCCGAGGAGGTCGGCGTACAAGGACGGCCTGAGCGCCATGAAGGGAGCGCCGAAGCAGGCGGAGAAGGTGGCTTGCGGCTCGGTTACGCCCGCTTCGGTTCCGGCCACCTTGGCGGTGTAGCCGGACAGGAAGTGGTACATGGCCTGCGCGGGGGTGAGCCGTGCGATCGGCGGCAAGACGCCGAAGGCGTCGCAGGTGAGCATGATCACGTTGGTGGGGTGGCCGCCGGTACCGCCGGGGATGATGTTGGGAATGTGGGTGATAGGGTAGGAGGCCCGGGTGTTCTCGGTGAACGAGGCGTCGTCGAGATCAATGCGGCGCGAGATGGTATCTATGGCGACGTTCTCCAGGATGGTGCCGAAGCGCCGGGTGCACTGGTAGATCTCCGGCTCGCTCTCGGCGGAGAGGTTGATCACCTTGGCGTAGCATCCCCCTTCGAAGTTGAAGACGCCGTCCTCGTCCCAGCCGTGCTCGTCGTCGCCGATGAGAAGCCGGTTAGGGGCGGCGGAGAGCGTGGTCTTGCCGGTGCCGGAAAGGCCGAAGAAGATGGCCACGTCGCCGTCGAGGCCGGTATTGGCGGAGCAGTGCATCGACATCACGTTCTTTTGCGGTAGCAGGTAGTTGAGTACGGTGAAGATCGACTTCTTGATCTCGCCGGCGTAGCTGGTGCCGCCGATGATCACCATCTTCCTGGCGAAGTTGATGATGATGAAGGCTTCCGAATTGGTGCCGTCGACGCTGGGCTGGGCGTGAAAGGCGGGGAGGTCGATGACGGTGAACTCGGTCTGGTGGGTGAGCAGCTCCTCCTGTGTTGCGCGCAGGAACATGTTGCGGGCGAACAGGGAATGCCAGGCGCGTTCGGTTATGATGCGCACCGGGATGCGGTGGTCCGGGCTCGCCCCGGCGAAGCAGTCTTGGACGAACAGGTCGCGCCCTTGCATGTAGTTACACATCTTCTGGTACAGCGCATCGAATTTGTCCGCCGGGAAGGGGCGGTTCACCTTGCCCCAGTTGACGTGTGCGCTCGAGGAGGGCTCGTCGACTATGAACTTGTCGTTGGCGGCGCGCCCGGTGTAGTGCCCGGTCTTCACCGCCAGTGCGCCCAGGTGCGAGATGAGCCCCTCGCCGCGGCGCACTACCTGTTCGTAGAGGACGGAAGTGGGGGAGGTCCAGTAGATCAGGTTCGCGTTGTGGATGCCGTGCTGCTCGAGTCCGTTACCCCTGGTGATATCGTTTAATCTCACTGCTCCCTCCCTGTCTCGTTGCCTCTCTCATTGGATCTGCGACAAGCTTAAAAGATATCAGGGGTAGGTAGCTTTGCAACCGGCGCGGCAAAGCAAAAGGGCCCCGGTCATTAAGACCGGGGCCCTTGCTTGTTTCATTGGTACTTCGACGACTTATTAGTCGTTGAACCCTTCTGCGGAAGCCGGGTTGTACTGCTCCCAGTGCTCCGGCGAACGCCACAGGCCGGAAAGGATCATCTCGCGGATGTGGAGGAACTCTTTCGGGAGACGGTCGTACATCTTCACGAACAGCTCCTCGTGGGAGAGGATCTCCTCCTTCCAGACGTCGCGGTCGATGGACATGAGCTCCTGGTACTGCTCACGGGTAACGTCGTTCAGGCCGGTCCAGTCGATGTCCTCGTAGCGCGGCATCCAGCCCAGCGGGCTCTCGACGGAAGCGCCGCGGCCGTTGGCGCGGTCGGCGATCCACTTGAGCACGCGCATGTTCTCGCCGAAGCCCGGCCAGAGGAACTTGCCGTTGGCATCCTTGCGGAACCAGTTGACCGAGAAGATGCGCGGCGGGTTCGGGGTGGTGCGCCCGACCTGGAGCCAGTGGTTGAAGTAGTCGGCGACGTGGTAGCCGGTGAAGGGAAGCATCGCGAACGGGTCGCGACGGACGTTGCCGATGGCGCCCACGGCGGCTGCGGTGGTCTCGCTCCCCATGGTGGCGGCGAGGTAGACGCCGTAGCTCCAGTTGAAGGACTGGTA
This window of the Geomonas agri genome carries:
- a CDS encoding Tll0287-like domain-containing protein; this encodes MLFRIVAVALIVIVGSIISVSSLRASEKEESVAVALTEYLLSARAVLATNQSLINDPDKGNKGFTADVYEQQVRLEFLRRTSADITKMADDAFGKALSEIHQSAKQVITEAQPLINQEGKGFKGFNPAAFGAKVGAALEKRSDIRIKQTSLKFRGAYNKPDEYETTILAKFVGGNKDQSHSEELTVDGKKVVRYMVPIYISKACLGCHGDPAGTVDVSGHKKEGYRDGDLRGAISVIVPVL
- a CDS encoding methyl-accepting chemotaxis protein; translation: MKSSGFSIKVKVLVGASLVVMLLAVVLIGIARHAILSTNETGYEILKSKTIESRKQELKSEIAVALAIIDSVYNEAKASGGDMEAAKKRALELLRPVRFFENKSGYFMVHALEGDHARAILVPVKTELEGKDITDLKDKKDKMFVREFVRAARSGGGFVEYAFPKTPDGPPLQKLTYIGHFAPWDWEVGTGVYTDDLEAEAAKIRAKGVEHANLQFSWMLGAAVVVFILSVAALGFGIGIALKPLRSIVEMARELAQGEGDLTRRLPVQAQDEVGKLSEAFNLFIEKIQLIMQDVVAESRDVGSSSERLSGISDGIAADIDNLAAKSASVATASEEMAATTNDIAANCMSAADGAKLASSKATTGAAILDKTLESMRRLAEQVTASAQTVEGLGARSDQIGAIISTIEDIADQTNLLALNAAIEAARAGEQGRGFAVVADEVRALAERTARATREIGEMIKGIQSETKAAVAVMEAGVREVEIGSEEAARSGTALKEILDQVDRVTEQVNQIATAAEEQSAATGEIAANVQQVNQGLQEGARSLRDSSRLAYGMKERSDDLNRVIGKFRLS
- the pckA gene encoding phosphoenolpyruvate carboxykinase (ATP) translates to MRLNDITRGNGLEQHGIHNANLIYWTSPTSVLYEQVVRRGEGLISHLGALAVKTGHYTGRAANDKFIVDEPSSSAHVNWGKVNRPFPADKFDALYQKMCNYMQGRDLFVQDCFAGASPDHRIPVRIITERAWHSLFARNMFLRATQEELLTHQTEFTVIDLPAFHAQPSVDGTNSEAFIIINFARKMVIIGGTSYAGEIKKSIFTVLNYLLPQKNVMSMHCSANTGLDGDVAIFFGLSGTGKTTLSAAPNRLLIGDDEHGWDEDGVFNFEGGCYAKVINLSAESEPEIYQCTRRFGTILENVAIDTISRRIDLDDASFTENTRASYPITHIPNIIPGGTGGHPTNVIMLTCDAFGVLPPIARLTPAQAMYHFLSGYTAKVAGTEAGVTEPQATFSACFGAPFMALRPSLYADLLGKKIGSNKVDCWLVNTGWSGGGPGVGARMKIGYSRALVNAALDGTLSAASFVKDPVFGLDIPESCPGVPAEILNARNAWSDKAAYDAMAQKLVAMFRKNFEQFKETASPEIASVL
- a CDS encoding methyl-accepting chemotaxis protein; protein product: MSIAKKMLLALGMTTVIVLICIMIPLLTSHRLDDVRNQLSDYSGLSEEATMAQELQLQIANLWQFLTDASLTRDRESIDKDAKTAYDKASQLVERMQKYTQHSAGYSADLKKIETALPAMWQTGCRMYDAYGRSPQEGNAVMEEYDKVCDTTIQTAMVMVKHSQADGRTQMQGILSKLSLLTTHVYTSGGVATAIGVLIIALVVWVRRSIMQSLKTMVKEVESLTNGNLSCKFDATGNDELATVSGMLNRLIETLHRTVSNIAATSSRISTASLQLHSTSDHIAAGARDVAEQAGSVATASVEMSATSGEIANNCRMASAGTQSASQAASVGADVVEKTVSVMGQIADTVQESTRTVESLGARGDQIGTIIGTIEDIADQTNLLALNAAIEAARAGEQGRGFAVVADEVRALAERTTRATREIGEMIQAIQRETKSAVDAMESGVSQVGNGKAEAARSGEAIRDILAHIAAAGRQVETIALAANEQSSVTNTISDNIQQITHLAHLTSDDANQSAAAAADLNRTAADLQELVRWFKL
- a CDS encoding quinone oxidoreductase family protein is translated as MTKAICFEEFGGPEVLRWMDVAVPEPGPGEVRIRHKAVGVNFVDVYQRSGLYKMPLPAIAGNEGAGVVEAVGEGVTLFQPGDRVAYAGTSGGGYCESRVIKADRLCLLPDAVSFEQAAGMMLKGLTVQYLVRRTYQVQAGETVVFHAAAGGVGTIACQWLRALGARVIGTAGSEEKCELARQHGADYCINYRTENILERVKEITGGEGAAVVYDSVGKDTFETSLKCLRPRGLMVSFGNASGPVPPVDLLQLSQLGSLYLTRTGLATYIAKRSELEKAAAELFEMVISGKVRIEINRSFRLQDAAQAHRELEARQTTGSTILVPD